The following coding sequences lie in one Cotesia glomerata isolate CgM1 linkage group LG5, MPM_Cglom_v2.3, whole genome shotgun sequence genomic window:
- the LOC123264759 gene encoding huntingtin-interacting protein 1 isoform X1 — translation MASLSLPRVLQQRKTSLDLEREHFEKFQSISISKAVNPTETPVKEKHVRSAIIGTYQEKSGAIFWMFILRQPLQENRIVAWKFCHVLHKVLREGHPRVIADSQRHRGKLEDLGKMWQHLREGYGKLIYLYIRLLVTKLDFHNRNPGLPGNLQVTNEELEAIGENDINIYFQMSVEMFDYMDDILNLQRAVFGSLDLSRSNSMTPCGQCRLAPLIPCIQDASQLYDYCVKILFKLHGALPADTLKGHRDRFSKQFYDLKTFYNTIKHMQYFKHLITIPGLPENPPNFLIQSELRTYVTPVVILPQEESIDHESTVDSLIDTSDTNSMPGDQTDVARNGSISPDVLAERDSLIDHLHHENGRQREELHRFLSEHQKIVGEMKRHIRELELMITTKDNEVDQQKQLCDDLGKQSADAILKVRELEDKNKLIDEKFQKLKEVYSKLREEHINLIRKKAEVDKQLGGIKISLEQAERRTQEAEKCLQELNQGQATADQEAERVAKARSELDEVRKQFDEAKTENLALIAKIDFISSEKAVSEGDLHDLLAQKEELDLRINQLETEIERTRAQGKKDLETTQCELILNSISCAEAMIQNASSAIDNPAISALTCTPDYLESLLNPALQLLNDLETLYKSYETDFKDGKSLIRTVSNVAYNLAIYIIHAKSTSNTSTDISLDDKLTEECKLLATQSLAMLTSIKEKSTNSVDMINHVKTQLNVISRVANTLSKARGNVDLLGDLVENELHSMDKAIEEAANKMQEMLNKSRADDSGLKLEVNGKILDSCTELMKRIRVLVKKSRLLQTEIVAQGKGTASAKEFYKRNHQWSEGLISAAKAIAMGANFLLEAADKVVLGNGKFEQLVVASQGIAASTAQLVVASRVKADKNSRNLAGLSEASREVTQATGSVVATAKSCGQLIEENDDLDMCGLSLHQTKRLEMEAQVRVLELEQALETERLRLAALRRHHYQIAGENEQ, via the exons atggcATCATTGTCACTTCCTAGAGTTCTTCAACAAAGAAAAACAAGTTTGGATCTTGAACGTGAgcactttgaaaaatttcag agTATTAGTATCAGCAAAGCAGTTAACCCAACAGAGACTCCGGTTAAAGAAAAGCATGTTAGGA GTGCTATTATTGGTACATATCAAGAGAAAAGTGGAGCAATCTTTTGGATGTTTATTTTACGCCAACCATTACAAGAAAATCGTATTGTCGCTTGGAAGTTTTGTCATGTTCTACACAAAGTATTGCGAGAAGGTCATCCACGAGTTATTGCTGACTCACAAAGACACAGAGGCAAACTTGAAGATCTTGGCAAAATGTGGCAACACTTGAGAGAAGGATAcgggaaattaatttatttatatattcgaTTACTTGTCACTAAATTGGATTTTCATAACCGCAATCCTGGTTTACCGGGTAATCTTCAAGTTACTAATGAAGAATTGGAAGCTATCGGTGAAAACGacattaatattta ttttcaaatgTCAGTAGAAATGTTTGATTACATGgatgatattttaaatttacaaagagCTGTATTTGGATCATTAGATTTATCAAGATCGAATTCAATGACTCCTTGTGGACAATGTCGACTAGCTCCATTAATACCGTGTATCCAAGATGCCTCTCAACTTTATGATTATtgtgttaaaatattattcaaactTCATGGTGCTTTACCAGCTGATACCTTAAAAGGACATCGTGATCGTTTTTCTAAacaattttatgatttaaaaacattttataatACAATTAAACATATGCAATATTTCAAACATTTAATTACTATCCCAGGATTACCTGAA aatccaccaaattttttaattcaatctGAATTAAGAACATATGTTACTCCAGTCGTTATATTGCCACAAGAAGAATCAATCGACCACGAATCAACTGTAGATAGTCTTATTGATACTTCTGATACAAATTCAATGCCCGGAGATCAAACTGATGTCGCCAGAAATGGTTCAATATCACCAGACGTACTTGCTGAGAG aGACAGTTTGATAGATCATTTACATCATGAAAATGGAAGGCAAAGAGAAGAATTGCATAGATTTTTATCAGAACATCAGAAAATTGTGGGTGAAATGAAACGTCACATTAGAGAACTCGAATTGATGATTACAACAAAA GACAATGAAGTAGATCAACAAAAACAATTATGTGACGATTTGGGAAAACAAAGCGCTGATGCGATACTCAAAGTTAGAGAACTTGAag ataaaaataaactcattgatgaaaaatttcaaaagttaaaGGAGGTTTATTCCAAATTACGAGAAGAACACATTAACTTAATTCGAAAG AAAGCCGAAGTTGATAAACAACTAGGAggaattaaaatatcattagaaCAAGCAGAAAGACGTACTCAAGAAGCTGAAAAATGTCTTCAAGAGCTTAACCAAGGACAAGCAACAGCTGATCAAGAAGCTGAAAGAGTTGCTAAAGCTCGCTCTGAATTGGATGAAGTCAGAAAACAATTCGATGAAgctaaaactgaaaatttagcTCTTATagcaaaaattgattttatatcatCAGAAAAAGCAGTTTCTGAAGGTGACCTTCATGATTTGTTGGCTCAAAAAGAAGAATTGGATTTACGAATAAATCAATTGGAAACTGAAATTGAAAGAACTCGTGCGCAAGGAAAAAAAGATCTTGAAACTACTCAGTGTGAGCTGATTTTAAATAGCATCTCTTGTGCAGAAGCTATGATACAAAACGCATCAAGTGCTATTGATAATCCGGCTATATCGGCTTTAACCTGTACCCCAGATTATcttgaaagcttattaaatcctgcattacaattattaaatgatcTAGAAACTTTatataaaagttatgaaaCTGATTTTAAAGATGGAAAATCACTGATTCGTACTGTATCAAATGTTGCATATAATTTAGCTATATATATAATTCACGCAAAATCAACTTCAAATACATCAACAGACATATCACTGGATGATAAATTAACTGAAGAATGTAAATTACTTGCTACTCAATCGCTGGCAATGCTTACCagtataaaagaaaaatcaacCAATTCTGTAGATATGATAAATCATGTTAAAACGCAATTGAATGTCATTTCAAGAGTAGCTAATACTTTATCGAAAGCGAGAGGTAATGTTGATCTACTTGGTGATTTAGTGGAAAATGAACTTCACAGTATGGATAAAGCTATTGAAGAAGCAGCTAATAAAATGCAAGAGATGCTTAATAAATCACGTGCTGATGATTCGGGATTAAAACTTGAAGtgaatggaaaaattttggattcatGTACAGAGTTAATGAAGCGTATTAGAGTTTTGGTCAAAAAATCTCGTCTGTTACAAACAGAAATAGTTGCGCAGGGTAAAGGTACAGCTTCGgctaaagaattttataaaagaaatcATCAATGGTCTGAAGGTTTAATATCTGCTGCGAAAGCTATTGCGATGGGAGCTAATTTTCTATTAGAAGCTGCTGATAAAGTGGTATTGGGTAATGGTAAATTTGAACAGCTTGTCGTTGCGTCACAAGGCATCGCTGCATCAACAGCTCAATTAGTTGTAGCAAGCAGAGTGAAGGCTGACAAAAACAGCAGGAACTTAGCTGGACTTTCGGAAGCTTCAAGAGAAGTTACACAAGCTACGGGTAGTGTTGTTGCTACTGCCAAAAGTTGTGGACAACTTATTGAAgaaaatg atGATTTAGATATGTGTGGATTAAGTCTCCATCAAACCAAAAGACTCGAAATGGAAGCGCAGGTACGCGTTCTTGAGTTGGAACAAGCATTGGAGACTGAAAGATTAAGACTGGCTGCACTACGTCGTCATCATTATCAGATAGCCGGTGAAAATGAacagtaa
- the LOC123264759 gene encoding huntingtin-interacting protein 1 isoform X4, which yields MFILRQPLQENRIVAWKFCHVLHKVLREGHPRVIADSQRHRGKLEDLGKMWQHLREGYGKLIYLYIRLLVTKLDFHNRNPGLPGNLQVTNEELEAIGENDINIYFQMSVEMFDYMDDILNLQRAVFGSLDLSRSNSMTPCGQCRLAPLIPCIQDASQLYDYCVKILFKLHGALPADTLKGHRDRFSKQFYDLKTFYNTIKHMQYFKHLITIPGLPENPPNFLIQSELRTYVTPVVILPQEESIDHESTVDSLIDTSDTNSMPGDQTDVARNGSISPDVLAERDSLIDHLHHENGRQREELHRFLSEHQKIVGEMKRHIRELELMITTKDNEVDQQKQLCDDLGKQSADAILKVRELEDKNKLIDEKFQKLKEVYSKLREEHINLIRKKAEVDKQLGGIKISLEQAERRTQEAEKCLQELNQGQATADQEAERVAKARSELDEVRKQFDEAKTENLALIAKIDFISSEKAVSEGDLHDLLAQKEELDLRINQLETEIERTRAQGKKDLETTQCELILNSISCAEAMIQNASSAIDNPAISALTCTPDYLESLLNPALQLLNDLETLYKSYETDFKDGKSLIRTVSNVAYNLAIYIIHAKSTSNTSTDISLDDKLTEECKLLATQSLAMLTSIKEKSTNSVDMINHVKTQLNVISRVANTLSKARGNVDLLGDLVENELHSMDKAIEEAANKMQEMLNKSRADDSGLKLEVNGKILDSCTELMKRIRVLVKKSRLLQTEIVAQGKGTASAKEFYKRNHQWSEGLISAAKAIAMGANFLLEAADKVVLGNGKFEQLVVASQGIAASTAQLVVASRVKADKNSRNLAGLSEASREVTQATGSVVATAKSCGQLIEENDDLDMCGLSLHQTKRLEMEAQVRVLELEQALETERLRLAALRRHHYQIAGENEQ from the exons ATGTTTATTTTACGCCAACCATTACAAGAAAATCGTATTGTCGCTTGGAAGTTTTGTCATGTTCTACACAAAGTATTGCGAGAAGGTCATCCACGAGTTATTGCTGACTCACAAAGACACAGAGGCAAACTTGAAGATCTTGGCAAAATGTGGCAACACTTGAGAGAAGGATAcgggaaattaatttatttatatattcgaTTACTTGTCACTAAATTGGATTTTCATAACCGCAATCCTGGTTTACCGGGTAATCTTCAAGTTACTAATGAAGAATTGGAAGCTATCGGTGAAAACGacattaatattta ttttcaaatgTCAGTAGAAATGTTTGATTACATGgatgatattttaaatttacaaagagCTGTATTTGGATCATTAGATTTATCAAGATCGAATTCAATGACTCCTTGTGGACAATGTCGACTAGCTCCATTAATACCGTGTATCCAAGATGCCTCTCAACTTTATGATTATtgtgttaaaatattattcaaactTCATGGTGCTTTACCAGCTGATACCTTAAAAGGACATCGTGATCGTTTTTCTAAacaattttatgatttaaaaacattttataatACAATTAAACATATGCAATATTTCAAACATTTAATTACTATCCCAGGATTACCTGAA aatccaccaaattttttaattcaatctGAATTAAGAACATATGTTACTCCAGTCGTTATATTGCCACAAGAAGAATCAATCGACCACGAATCAACTGTAGATAGTCTTATTGATACTTCTGATACAAATTCAATGCCCGGAGATCAAACTGATGTCGCCAGAAATGGTTCAATATCACCAGACGTACTTGCTGAGAG aGACAGTTTGATAGATCATTTACATCATGAAAATGGAAGGCAAAGAGAAGAATTGCATAGATTTTTATCAGAACATCAGAAAATTGTGGGTGAAATGAAACGTCACATTAGAGAACTCGAATTGATGATTACAACAAAA GACAATGAAGTAGATCAACAAAAACAATTATGTGACGATTTGGGAAAACAAAGCGCTGATGCGATACTCAAAGTTAGAGAACTTGAag ataaaaataaactcattgatgaaaaatttcaaaagttaaaGGAGGTTTATTCCAAATTACGAGAAGAACACATTAACTTAATTCGAAAG AAAGCCGAAGTTGATAAACAACTAGGAggaattaaaatatcattagaaCAAGCAGAAAGACGTACTCAAGAAGCTGAAAAATGTCTTCAAGAGCTTAACCAAGGACAAGCAACAGCTGATCAAGAAGCTGAAAGAGTTGCTAAAGCTCGCTCTGAATTGGATGAAGTCAGAAAACAATTCGATGAAgctaaaactgaaaatttagcTCTTATagcaaaaattgattttatatcatCAGAAAAAGCAGTTTCTGAAGGTGACCTTCATGATTTGTTGGCTCAAAAAGAAGAATTGGATTTACGAATAAATCAATTGGAAACTGAAATTGAAAGAACTCGTGCGCAAGGAAAAAAAGATCTTGAAACTACTCAGTGTGAGCTGATTTTAAATAGCATCTCTTGTGCAGAAGCTATGATACAAAACGCATCAAGTGCTATTGATAATCCGGCTATATCGGCTTTAACCTGTACCCCAGATTATcttgaaagcttattaaatcctgcattacaattattaaatgatcTAGAAACTTTatataaaagttatgaaaCTGATTTTAAAGATGGAAAATCACTGATTCGTACTGTATCAAATGTTGCATATAATTTAGCTATATATATAATTCACGCAAAATCAACTTCAAATACATCAACAGACATATCACTGGATGATAAATTAACTGAAGAATGTAAATTACTTGCTACTCAATCGCTGGCAATGCTTACCagtataaaagaaaaatcaacCAATTCTGTAGATATGATAAATCATGTTAAAACGCAATTGAATGTCATTTCAAGAGTAGCTAATACTTTATCGAAAGCGAGAGGTAATGTTGATCTACTTGGTGATTTAGTGGAAAATGAACTTCACAGTATGGATAAAGCTATTGAAGAAGCAGCTAATAAAATGCAAGAGATGCTTAATAAATCACGTGCTGATGATTCGGGATTAAAACTTGAAGtgaatggaaaaattttggattcatGTACAGAGTTAATGAAGCGTATTAGAGTTTTGGTCAAAAAATCTCGTCTGTTACAAACAGAAATAGTTGCGCAGGGTAAAGGTACAGCTTCGgctaaagaattttataaaagaaatcATCAATGGTCTGAAGGTTTAATATCTGCTGCGAAAGCTATTGCGATGGGAGCTAATTTTCTATTAGAAGCTGCTGATAAAGTGGTATTGGGTAATGGTAAATTTGAACAGCTTGTCGTTGCGTCACAAGGCATCGCTGCATCAACAGCTCAATTAGTTGTAGCAAGCAGAGTGAAGGCTGACAAAAACAGCAGGAACTTAGCTGGACTTTCGGAAGCTTCAAGAGAAGTTACACAAGCTACGGGTAGTGTTGTTGCTACTGCCAAAAGTTGTGGACAACTTATTGAAgaaaatg atGATTTAGATATGTGTGGATTAAGTCTCCATCAAACCAAAAGACTCGAAATGGAAGCGCAGGTACGCGTTCTTGAGTTGGAACAAGCATTGGAGACTGAAAGATTAAGACTGGCTGCACTACGTCGTCATCATTATCAGATAGCCGGTGAAAATGAacagtaa
- the LOC123264759 gene encoding huntingtin-interacting protein 1 isoform X3 produces MSISISKAVNPTETPVKEKHVRSAIIGTYQEKSGAIFWMFILRQPLQENRIVAWKFCHVLHKVLREGHPRVIADSQRHRGKLEDLGKMWQHLREGYGKLIYLYIRLLVTKLDFHNRNPGLPGNLQVTNEELEAIGENDINIYFQMSVEMFDYMDDILNLQRAVFGSLDLSRSNSMTPCGQCRLAPLIPCIQDASQLYDYCVKILFKLHGALPADTLKGHRDRFSKQFYDLKTFYNTIKHMQYFKHLITIPGLPENPPNFLIQSELRTYVTPVVILPQEESIDHESTVDSLIDTSDTNSMPGDQTDVARNGSISPDVLAERDSLIDHLHHENGRQREELHRFLSEHQKIVGEMKRHIRELELMITTKDNEVDQQKQLCDDLGKQSADAILKVRELEDKNKLIDEKFQKLKEVYSKLREEHINLIRKKAEVDKQLGGIKISLEQAERRTQEAEKCLQELNQGQATADQEAERVAKARSELDEVRKQFDEAKTENLALIAKIDFISSEKAVSEGDLHDLLAQKEELDLRINQLETEIERTRAQGKKDLETTQCELILNSISCAEAMIQNASSAIDNPAISALTCTPDYLESLLNPALQLLNDLETLYKSYETDFKDGKSLIRTVSNVAYNLAIYIIHAKSTSNTSTDISLDDKLTEECKLLATQSLAMLTSIKEKSTNSVDMINHVKTQLNVISRVANTLSKARGNVDLLGDLVENELHSMDKAIEEAANKMQEMLNKSRADDSGLKLEVNGKILDSCTELMKRIRVLVKKSRLLQTEIVAQGKGTASAKEFYKRNHQWSEGLISAAKAIAMGANFLLEAADKVVLGNGKFEQLVVASQGIAASTAQLVVASRVKADKNSRNLAGLSEASREVTQATGSVVATAKSCGQLIEENDDLDMCGLSLHQTKRLEMEAQVRVLELEQALETERLRLAALRRHHYQIAGENEQ; encoded by the exons ATG agTATTAGTATCAGCAAAGCAGTTAACCCAACAGAGACTCCGGTTAAAGAAAAGCATGTTAGGA GTGCTATTATTGGTACATATCAAGAGAAAAGTGGAGCAATCTTTTGGATGTTTATTTTACGCCAACCATTACAAGAAAATCGTATTGTCGCTTGGAAGTTTTGTCATGTTCTACACAAAGTATTGCGAGAAGGTCATCCACGAGTTATTGCTGACTCACAAAGACACAGAGGCAAACTTGAAGATCTTGGCAAAATGTGGCAACACTTGAGAGAAGGATAcgggaaattaatttatttatatattcgaTTACTTGTCACTAAATTGGATTTTCATAACCGCAATCCTGGTTTACCGGGTAATCTTCAAGTTACTAATGAAGAATTGGAAGCTATCGGTGAAAACGacattaatattta ttttcaaatgTCAGTAGAAATGTTTGATTACATGgatgatattttaaatttacaaagagCTGTATTTGGATCATTAGATTTATCAAGATCGAATTCAATGACTCCTTGTGGACAATGTCGACTAGCTCCATTAATACCGTGTATCCAAGATGCCTCTCAACTTTATGATTATtgtgttaaaatattattcaaactTCATGGTGCTTTACCAGCTGATACCTTAAAAGGACATCGTGATCGTTTTTCTAAacaattttatgatttaaaaacattttataatACAATTAAACATATGCAATATTTCAAACATTTAATTACTATCCCAGGATTACCTGAA aatccaccaaattttttaattcaatctGAATTAAGAACATATGTTACTCCAGTCGTTATATTGCCACAAGAAGAATCAATCGACCACGAATCAACTGTAGATAGTCTTATTGATACTTCTGATACAAATTCAATGCCCGGAGATCAAACTGATGTCGCCAGAAATGGTTCAATATCACCAGACGTACTTGCTGAGAG aGACAGTTTGATAGATCATTTACATCATGAAAATGGAAGGCAAAGAGAAGAATTGCATAGATTTTTATCAGAACATCAGAAAATTGTGGGTGAAATGAAACGTCACATTAGAGAACTCGAATTGATGATTACAACAAAA GACAATGAAGTAGATCAACAAAAACAATTATGTGACGATTTGGGAAAACAAAGCGCTGATGCGATACTCAAAGTTAGAGAACTTGAag ataaaaataaactcattgatgaaaaatttcaaaagttaaaGGAGGTTTATTCCAAATTACGAGAAGAACACATTAACTTAATTCGAAAG AAAGCCGAAGTTGATAAACAACTAGGAggaattaaaatatcattagaaCAAGCAGAAAGACGTACTCAAGAAGCTGAAAAATGTCTTCAAGAGCTTAACCAAGGACAAGCAACAGCTGATCAAGAAGCTGAAAGAGTTGCTAAAGCTCGCTCTGAATTGGATGAAGTCAGAAAACAATTCGATGAAgctaaaactgaaaatttagcTCTTATagcaaaaattgattttatatcatCAGAAAAAGCAGTTTCTGAAGGTGACCTTCATGATTTGTTGGCTCAAAAAGAAGAATTGGATTTACGAATAAATCAATTGGAAACTGAAATTGAAAGAACTCGTGCGCAAGGAAAAAAAGATCTTGAAACTACTCAGTGTGAGCTGATTTTAAATAGCATCTCTTGTGCAGAAGCTATGATACAAAACGCATCAAGTGCTATTGATAATCCGGCTATATCGGCTTTAACCTGTACCCCAGATTATcttgaaagcttattaaatcctgcattacaattattaaatgatcTAGAAACTTTatataaaagttatgaaaCTGATTTTAAAGATGGAAAATCACTGATTCGTACTGTATCAAATGTTGCATATAATTTAGCTATATATATAATTCACGCAAAATCAACTTCAAATACATCAACAGACATATCACTGGATGATAAATTAACTGAAGAATGTAAATTACTTGCTACTCAATCGCTGGCAATGCTTACCagtataaaagaaaaatcaacCAATTCTGTAGATATGATAAATCATGTTAAAACGCAATTGAATGTCATTTCAAGAGTAGCTAATACTTTATCGAAAGCGAGAGGTAATGTTGATCTACTTGGTGATTTAGTGGAAAATGAACTTCACAGTATGGATAAAGCTATTGAAGAAGCAGCTAATAAAATGCAAGAGATGCTTAATAAATCACGTGCTGATGATTCGGGATTAAAACTTGAAGtgaatggaaaaattttggattcatGTACAGAGTTAATGAAGCGTATTAGAGTTTTGGTCAAAAAATCTCGTCTGTTACAAACAGAAATAGTTGCGCAGGGTAAAGGTACAGCTTCGgctaaagaattttataaaagaaatcATCAATGGTCTGAAGGTTTAATATCTGCTGCGAAAGCTATTGCGATGGGAGCTAATTTTCTATTAGAAGCTGCTGATAAAGTGGTATTGGGTAATGGTAAATTTGAACAGCTTGTCGTTGCGTCACAAGGCATCGCTGCATCAACAGCTCAATTAGTTGTAGCAAGCAGAGTGAAGGCTGACAAAAACAGCAGGAACTTAGCTGGACTTTCGGAAGCTTCAAGAGAAGTTACACAAGCTACGGGTAGTGTTGTTGCTACTGCCAAAAGTTGTGGACAACTTATTGAAgaaaatg atGATTTAGATATGTGTGGATTAAGTCTCCATCAAACCAAAAGACTCGAAATGGAAGCGCAGGTACGCGTTCTTGAGTTGGAACAAGCATTGGAGACTGAAAGATTAAGACTGGCTGCACTACGTCGTCATCATTATCAGATAGCCGGTGAAAATGAacagtaa